Proteins encoded by one window of Candidatus Poribacteria bacterium:
- a CDS encoding Gfo/Idh/MocA family oxidoreductase, with protein sequence MTDNNLKEKTMSKLRVAVIGCGGRGRGHMKILSEFDDTDLVAVCDPVETARDTAADLFNVSAKHESIEALLDNETLDAIFVATPAHLNGEAALPCFERGVHTLLEKPPGMSVAETVALRTAAERTGAKGMVGWNRRFHPIIVEAKRQVTARGPVTQIVGEFHKSITRLAQGNRFPEHLMDNMFLETPIHALDAIRAIAEADVQEVHSVVQRTISDYKDVHAALILFDNGCVAQHIANYTTDARLERYEIHGRDISAYLEGVSQGTVFCDGGQHKLTEAGTGGTVEQNRYFLDCVKSNTPVSFPAANLDEAVKTMELADAILSGLR encoded by the coding sequence ATGACTGATAACAATTTGAAGGAGAAAACGATGTCGAAACTACGAGTTGCTGTCATCGGGTGCGGCGGCAGGGGCCGTGGGCACATGAAGATCCTTTCGGAATTTGACGATACCGATCTCGTTGCCGTCTGTGATCCTGTCGAAACGGCGCGCGACACCGCCGCCGACCTGTTCAATGTCTCAGCGAAGCACGAGAGTATCGAGGCGTTACTGGACAACGAGACCTTGGATGCCATCTTTGTCGCGACACCCGCACACCTCAACGGCGAGGCGGCACTCCCCTGTTTTGAGCGTGGTGTCCATACGCTTTTGGAGAAACCACCGGGCATGAGTGTCGCAGAAACAGTCGCTTTACGGACTGCAGCAGAACGGACCGGGGCGAAAGGGATGGTGGGTTGGAACCGCCGCTTTCACCCGATCATCGTCGAAGCGAAACGCCAAGTGACCGCACGGGGTCCCGTGACACAAATCGTCGGTGAATTTCACAAGAGCATTACCCGATTGGCGCAAGGAAACAGATTTCCAGAACACTTGATGGACAACATGTTTCTGGAAACACCCATCCATGCCCTTGATGCAATCCGCGCCATCGCCGAAGCCGATGTTCAGGAAGTTCATAGCGTCGTTCAGCGGACCATCTCAGATTACAAAGATGTCCACGCCGCACTTATCCTGTTCGATAACGGCTGTGTCGCCCAACACATTGCCAACTACACCACGGACGCTCGCCTTGAACGCTATGAGATTCACGGCAGAGACATCTCCGCTTATCTTGAAGGCGTCTCCCAAGGAACCGTTTTCTGTGATGGGGGGCAACACAAACTCACCGAGGCAGGCACCGGTGGCACTGTTGAGCAAAACAGATATTTCTTGGATTGTGTCAAATCCAATACGCCGGTTTCGTTCCCTGCTGCGAATCTCGACGAGGCTGTGAAAACCATGGAACTCGCCGACGCAATCCTCAGTGGATTGCGTTAA